A window of the Nitrospiria bacterium genome harbors these coding sequences:
- a CDS encoding SLC13 family permease — translation MTFEMVLVIGLVVLAIVLFVTEWISVDLVALMMMGALLITGIISPEEGISGFSNVATVTVAAMFILSAGLFKTGSVNFIGTALGTVGKKNTLMALIAMMIGVGTISAFINNTAAVAIFLPIVLGMARDNNLSPSKWLIPLSFASMFGGVCTLIGTSTNILVDSIAERHGQPPFGMFEFTTLGLVMFGAGLVYMVAIGVPLIPERRKPQDLTKNFEMGDYLTEIILLPEGQSAGKMIKDSPLIQDLDIDIINVYRNGNSLQPLSLWTVLQANDVLRVRCDIQKVQKLQEREGILLKSDTKLWDKDLKSEEVTLVEAVIAPNSKLEGKSLIESQFRHDFGATVLAIRHRGEVMHENLEVAPLKAGDVLLLRLKREDLNQLKQDPAFVIVSSPGLPEFRKHKTLPALMIITAVVLTASLNIFPIVVSAILGCILMVLTRCITLEEAYQSIQWQVIFLLAGVLTLGIALEKTEAALFISNAFVSSIGELGPTALVSALFFLTMILTNVMSNNATAALLAPIAIGIAESMSLNPRPFLMAVTFAASLSFMTPVGYQTNTIIYGPGQYKFSDFLRVGTPLNILFWILATILIPKIWPF, via the coding sequence ATGACCTTTGAAATGGTTTTGGTGATTGGACTGGTTGTATTGGCCATTGTTTTATTCGTCACGGAGTGGATTTCCGTTGACTTGGTCGCCCTTATGATGATGGGAGCCTTGCTCATCACCGGAATCATTTCACCTGAAGAGGGAATTTCGGGGTTTAGTAATGTAGCCACCGTAACGGTGGCTGCCATGTTTATCCTGAGTGCGGGGTTATTCAAAACCGGCTCTGTTAATTTTATCGGAACCGCCTTAGGAACTGTGGGAAAGAAAAACACCCTTATGGCCTTAATTGCCATGATGATCGGGGTGGGAACCATTTCAGCCTTCATTAACAATACCGCCGCTGTTGCGATATTTTTACCCATTGTCTTAGGGATGGCTCGGGACAACAATCTCAGCCCTTCCAAATGGCTCATTCCTCTTTCATTTGCATCGATGTTTGGGGGGGTCTGCACTTTAATCGGAACCTCCACCAACATCCTGGTGGATTCCATCGCGGAACGACATGGGCAACCCCCTTTTGGTATGTTTGAGTTTACCACCTTAGGATTAGTCATGTTTGGAGCGGGTCTGGTTTATATGGTGGCCATAGGGGTTCCCCTCATTCCGGAGCGGAGAAAACCTCAAGATTTAACCAAAAATTTTGAAATGGGCGATTACCTCACTGAAATCATTTTGCTCCCTGAAGGTCAGTCCGCAGGAAAAATGATAAAAGATTCCCCCTTGATCCAGGATCTGGACATTGACATTATCAATGTTTACCGGAATGGAAATTCCCTTCAGCCTCTATCCTTATGGACGGTTCTCCAAGCCAACGATGTTTTACGGGTCCGGTGTGATATTCAAAAGGTGCAAAAACTTCAAGAAAGGGAGGGGATTCTTCTAAAGTCGGACACCAAATTATGGGATAAAGATCTAAAATCAGAAGAAGTCACTCTTGTGGAAGCGGTCATCGCTCCCAATTCCAAATTGGAAGGAAAATCTCTAATTGAGTCTCAGTTTCGGCACGACTTTGGGGCAACCGTGCTTGCGATTCGGCATCGCGGGGAGGTCATGCATGAAAACCTTGAGGTGGCGCCTCTGAAGGCAGGAGATGTCCTCTTGTTAAGACTCAAACGGGAAGACCTGAATCAATTAAAACAAGATCCCGCATTTGTTATTGTTTCCTCACCCGGATTACCCGAGTTTCGAAAACACAAGACCCTTCCGGCCCTGATGATTATAACAGCGGTGGTATTGACTGCCTCATTAAATATTTTTCCCATTGTGGTCAGCGCCATTCTAGGATGTATTTTGATGGTCCTCACCCGCTGCATCACATTAGAGGAGGCCTATCAGTCCATTCAATGGCAGGTGATTTTTCTCCTGGCTGGGGTATTAACACTGGGGATTGCCCTGGAAAAAACAGAGGCCGCCTTGTTTATCTCAAACGCTTTTGTTTCCAGTATTGGAGAACTGGGGCCTACAGCACTGGTGTCTGCCCTTTTCTTTCTAACGATGATCCTTACCAACGTCATGTCTAATAATGCCACCGCCGCCCTTCTCGCACCCATTGCTATCGGAATCGCGGAATCCATGTCTTTAAATCCACGCCCATTTTTAATGGCTGTCACCTTTGCCGCATCTTTAAGCTTTATGACCCCTGTGGGATATCAGACCAACACCATCATCTATGGCCCGGGCCAGTACAAATTTTCAGATTTTCTCCGGGTGGGAACCCCTTTAAATATCCTGTTTTGGATTCTGGCCACCATATTGATCCCAAAAATTTGGCCGTTTTAA
- a CDS encoding glycosyl transferase codes for MSDFHQTGPIATLHRLGKPNLERLEMELTTFSKQCPIGLVLPCLFSELQGEALPGIIRELKNVPYLREIVVSLDGADEKEFDHGKNFFGELPQKVTVIWNNGPRMQALLELLKNNEVEIGQPGKGRSCWLSYGYILARGDCQVIAQHDCDIITYQREILARLCYPAVAPSFRYEYCKGYYARVTERLHGRVTRLFITPLIRTLQKFLGQIPLLTFLDSFRYPLSGEFSMVVDLAQINRVPGDWGLEIGTLAETYRNCAHRRICQTELCDAYEHKHQILSPEDPQKGLMKMSTDIAKSLFRNLAIEGVILDEGLFKNLGIAYLRSAQDTIKKYEDDAAINSFYFDRHEERLAVEAFTRAIKSAGEEYLADPVGVPLISNWVRPTSAIPNFFERLLKAVKKDNG; via the coding sequence ATGTCAGATTTTCACCAAACCGGTCCCATCGCAACGCTCCATCGACTCGGAAAACCTAATTTGGAGCGTTTGGAAATGGAATTAACCACTTTTTCAAAACAATGCCCTATCGGTCTGGTCCTTCCCTGTTTATTTTCGGAACTGCAGGGGGAAGCCCTTCCCGGAATTATCCGTGAGTTGAAAAATGTTCCCTACCTCCGGGAAATTGTGGTTTCTCTGGATGGGGCCGATGAAAAAGAGTTTGACCATGGAAAGAACTTTTTTGGCGAACTGCCTCAAAAAGTAACCGTGATTTGGAACAACGGCCCCAGAATGCAAGCGCTATTAGAGCTTCTTAAAAACAACGAGGTTGAGATCGGACAGCCGGGGAAAGGAAGATCATGTTGGTTGTCCTATGGGTATATCCTTGCCCGAGGGGATTGCCAGGTCATTGCGCAACATGACTGTGATATTATCACTTACCAAAGAGAAATCTTGGCCCGTTTATGCTATCCGGCTGTGGCCCCTTCATTTCGATATGAATATTGTAAGGGTTATTATGCCCGGGTGACGGAACGCCTTCATGGCAGAGTGACCCGCCTCTTTATAACCCCCCTCATTCGTACGCTTCAAAAGTTCCTGGGTCAGATTCCTCTCCTAACTTTTTTAGACAGTTTTCGTTATCCTCTGTCAGGGGAATTCTCCATGGTGGTGGACTTGGCGCAAATTAATCGAGTCCCAGGGGACTGGGGTTTAGAAATTGGTACACTGGCAGAAACCTATCGGAATTGTGCCCATCGGCGAATATGCCAAACCGAGTTGTGTGATGCTTATGAACATAAACACCAAATTCTTTCCCCGGAAGATCCCCAAAAGGGCCTCATGAAAATGTCAACGGATATTGCAAAATCCCTTTTCAGGAATTTGGCTATTGAGGGGGTGATCCTGGATGAAGGGCTATTTAAAAACCTTGGCATTGCATACCTCCGATCGGCACAGGACACCATTAAAAAATACGAAGATGATGCGGCCATCAACAGTTTTTATTTTGACCGGCATGAAGAACGTTTGGCGGTGGAGGCTTTTACCCGAGCCATTAAATCGGCGGGGGAAGAGTATCTTGCGGACCCTGTTGGTGTTCCTTTAATTTCAAACTGGGTTCGACCCACCTCGGCAATTCCAAACTTTTTCGAGAGACTCCTAAAGGCTGTCAAAAAAGATAATGGTTAA
- a CDS encoding glycosyl transferase family 2 has product MADGVVLREDLQAKIKEIGSADILIGVPSYNNSKTIGHVIHAVSAGVAKYFPEAKAVLINSDGGSVDGTPKIAADSSFDLQSIFVSHRLNTLQRISTPYHGIPGKGSAFRLIFEVAKALGVKACAVVDSDLRSITPEWIELLISPILRKGYEYVAPYYLRHKYDGTITNSIIYPLSRALYGKRIRQPIGGEFGFTGDLAEYFLTKDVWGTDVARFGIDIWMTTTAITRGSKICQVYLGAKIHDPKDPGADLSSMLVQVIGSALSLMEEHASLWKGVHRSESVPLFGFQYDVGLEPVNVSVERMLKAFHLGLNEFSPMWEGVLSEAVLGDLKKLKPNESTFHIPDPVWVRVIYDVALAAHRQTMPREHLLKSLTPLYLGRVASFILEIQRSHHREVEEKIESLCQAFEKDKAYLVNQWEPTNDFGEKT; this is encoded by the coding sequence ATGGCAGATGGAGTTGTCCTCCGGGAGGATCTACAGGCAAAGATAAAAGAAATCGGTTCTGCTGACATTCTCATTGGTGTTCCCAGCTACAATAATTCGAAAACCATTGGACATGTTATTCATGCTGTGAGTGCAGGAGTTGCAAAATATTTTCCGGAAGCCAAAGCGGTATTAATTAATTCTGATGGCGGATCCGTGGATGGAACCCCAAAAATTGCAGCCGATTCCAGTTTTGATCTTCAAAGCATATTTGTTTCGCATCGACTCAATACCCTTCAGAGAATTTCAACCCCTTACCACGGTATACCCGGAAAGGGGAGCGCCTTCCGCTTGATCTTTGAAGTGGCTAAGGCCCTTGGAGTGAAAGCCTGCGCGGTGGTTGATTCTGATTTAAGGAGTATCACACCGGAATGGATTGAGTTATTAATTAGTCCAATTCTACGGAAAGGATATGAATATGTGGCCCCTTATTATCTCAGACATAAATATGACGGAACCATCACCAATAGTATCATTTATCCATTGAGCCGAGCACTGTATGGTAAACGGATTCGACAACCGATCGGAGGAGAATTTGGATTTACGGGGGATTTGGCTGAATATTTTCTCACGAAAGATGTTTGGGGTACAGATGTTGCGAGATTTGGAATCGATATTTGGATGACCACGACTGCCATTACCCGGGGAAGCAAAATCTGTCAGGTTTATTTAGGTGCAAAAATCCATGATCCAAAGGATCCCGGTGCTGACCTCTCCTCCATGTTGGTTCAGGTGATCGGCTCGGCCTTGAGTCTGATGGAGGAGCATGCGTCTCTTTGGAAAGGTGTCCATAGGTCCGAATCCGTACCCCTATTTGGTTTTCAGTATGATGTGGGTTTGGAACCTGTGAATGTGAGTGTGGAGCGAATGTTAAAAGCGTTTCATCTGGGGTTAAATGAATTTTCACCCATGTGGGAGGGGGTTTTGTCTGAGGCGGTTTTGGGTGATTTGAAAAAATTGAAACCGAATGAATCCACTTTTCATATTCCCGATCCCGTTTGGGTCCGTGTGATTTACGATGTTGCTTTGGCTGCCCACCGACAAACCATGCCCAGGGAACATTTACTTAAATCCTTGACCCCCCTTTATTTGGGAAGGGTTGCCTCCTTTATCTTAGAAATTCAAAGGAGTCACCACCGAGAGGTTGAAGAAAAAATTGAAAGTTTGTGCCAGGCGTTTGAAAAAGATAAAGCCTATTTGGTGAACCAATGGGAACCTACCAATGATTTTGGAGAGAAAACATGA
- the malQ gene encoding 4-alpha-glucanotransferase, which translates to MMRRTSGILLHITSLPTPFGIGDLGPSAFQFIDFLAQSKQSYWQILPLNPTSTAFGSSPYSSHSAFAGNPLMISPQQLVKDGFISQTDIQPIPHFPNHAVDYFSVTEYKNKILEKTFWKFYSRLKTDYEFLRFCEEQSIWLEPFAFFAAFASQTGRKVLHQWPPEMRDRRVSALKSWREKLHNEIEKEKWIQYLFFMQWSALRQYANKRNIQIIGDLPIYVQYHSADVWSHPEVFKLDSQKKPLAVAGIPPDFFSDTGQLWNNPIYRWDILEKRGYDWWVQRVRHNFSLFEVVRLDHFKGFIDYWEVPAGEKTAVNGQWMKGPGERFFNALLKHFPYLPFIAEDLGVITAEVHELRDRFELPGMRILQFAFGNDPLADFYKPSHFVKNCVAYTGTHDNDTLMSWLFGKVDYSTRKPEEIREERQKTLQYIGFRGGTPRKEIHWELIRLLMMSVANTTIFPMQDILGLGDEGRMNRPATSKGNWEWRLKPGSLNRPLIQKLSEMTKCYGRG; encoded by the coding sequence ATGATGCGGAGGACAAGCGGTATTCTGCTCCATATTACCTCCCTCCCCACCCCTTTTGGAATCGGAGATCTGGGACCCAGCGCATTCCAATTCATCGACTTTTTAGCACAATCCAAGCAGAGTTACTGGCAAATCCTTCCATTAAACCCAACATCAACCGCTTTTGGAAGTTCCCCGTACAGCAGCCACTCGGCGTTTGCGGGAAACCCTCTGATGATCAGCCCACAACAATTGGTTAAAGATGGGTTTATTTCCCAAACGGATATCCAACCCATTCCCCATTTTCCAAATCATGCCGTGGATTACTTTTCCGTTACCGAATATAAAAATAAAATACTGGAAAAAACCTTCTGGAAATTTTATAGCCGGTTGAAAACCGATTATGAGTTTTTAAGATTTTGTGAGGAACAAAGCATTTGGCTGGAACCTTTTGCGTTTTTCGCTGCCTTTGCTTCCCAAACGGGCAGGAAGGTGTTGCATCAATGGCCTCCTGAAATGAGGGACCGTCGGGTATCCGCTTTAAAAAGTTGGCGGGAAAAACTACATAATGAAATCGAAAAGGAAAAATGGATCCAATATCTTTTTTTCATGCAATGGAGTGCCCTTCGGCAATACGCCAATAAAAGAAATATTCAGATAATCGGAGACCTCCCCATTTATGTACAATACCATAGCGCGGATGTTTGGTCCCATCCAGAGGTGTTCAAACTCGACTCACAAAAGAAACCTCTAGCCGTAGCAGGAATCCCTCCTGATTTCTTTAGCGACACGGGCCAATTATGGAATAATCCCATTTATCGGTGGGATATTTTGGAGAAAAGAGGATATGATTGGTGGGTTCAGCGGGTCAGACACAACTTTTCATTATTTGAAGTGGTCCGTTTAGACCATTTCAAAGGATTCATTGATTATTGGGAGGTGCCTGCGGGGGAAAAAACGGCGGTAAACGGACAATGGATGAAAGGACCGGGAGAGCGTTTTTTCAATGCCCTTTTAAAACATTTCCCATACCTTCCCTTTATTGCGGAGGATCTGGGAGTCATAACCGCTGAGGTTCATGAACTCAGGGATCGGTTTGAACTTCCGGGAATGAGAATTCTGCAATTTGCGTTTGGGAATGACCCCCTTGCCGATTTTTACAAACCTTCCCATTTTGTAAAAAATTGTGTTGCTTATACAGGAACCCATGATAATGATACCTTAATGAGCTGGCTTTTTGGAAAAGTAGATTATTCGACCCGCAAACCGGAGGAAATTCGAGAGGAACGTCAGAAGACGCTTCAGTATATAGGGTTTCGGGGAGGAACACCGAGGAAGGAAATCCACTGGGAATTGATCCGGTTATTGATGATGTCCGTTGCCAATACAACCATATTCCCCATGCAGGATATATTAGGCCTAGGGGATGAAGGGCGAATGAACCGCCCCGCTACTTCAAAAGGAAATTGGGAATGGAGACTAAAACCGGGCAGTTTAAACCGCCCATTAATTCAAAAACTATCTGAAATGACCAAATGCTATGGGAGAGGATAA
- the treY gene encoding malto-oligosyltrehalose synthase, translating into MEIPISTYRIQFTPEFGFESAKKLVPYLGDLGISHLYASPIFEARKGSQHGYDVVDPRKINPELGTEKDFERLIQTIHENQMGWIQDIVPNHMAFDGNNPILMDLFETGKDSPYLLFLDIDWDHPNQDLSGRLLCPFLGKPYPEALRAGEIRIGYSENGFNINYYSLCFPLYFDSYNQVLQKALSMMKKKLGEGNPEPHYLLKILEAMKHIPLQKDKIQDLKSQLWKLYQTHSEIHEFLDKTVDWINAKNQKHFLDQLMSKQIFKLDFWKRATQKINFRRFFAVNELISLRVEYEEVFNYSHGLIFRLCREGKFSGIRVDHIDGLFDPAAYLMQLRKKIGERYLVVEKILERKEKLPKTWPIQGTTGYEFLNVLNGLFCMGKNAEPFQGLYQKFTRQKKTPVDLLYQNKHLIMRSDMNGDMENLSRVFQNILKGHPFQKTVPLKNLKKTITEFIACFPVYRTYGDQKGVHPTDRVYIKQAIEAAKQRNPKLKKDLTLLHQVLDGKKRKGFEKENKEQRVNFGMRLQQYTGPLMAKGHEDTTLYVYNRLLSLNEVGGVPAHFGTSMKEWHQFNRSRETQWPHTMSASATHDTKRGEDVRARINVLSEIPDEWNKKIFYWHQLNRNKKLKVKGKMVPGKNEEYFLYQTMMGTYPFQEGLDLQWTERVKNYMIKAGREGKVYTNWIDPQTTYEKALTEFVERIVGSKSFFEDFKPFQKKVAFFGMLNSLSQTLIKITSPGIPDFYQGTELWDLSLVDPDNRRSVDYETRTHRLSEMLHPTQEDRLKCLKELWSTRSDGGIKLYTIYQALQMRKTLRECFTFGTYHPIEPKGHLKEQVIAFARNQGSVWTLTIVPRFLAGLIQEGELPHGDSLWGNTTLVLPAGAPSQWADAMTGQQHRTGKHLKVCDILKYFPVSLLVGEEKK; encoded by the coding sequence ATGGAAATCCCTATATCCACCTATCGCATTCAATTCACCCCTGAATTCGGATTTGAATCCGCAAAAAAATTGGTCCCTTATCTAGGAGATTTAGGTATTTCCCATCTGTATGCCTCCCCCATTTTTGAGGCCCGGAAGGGAAGTCAACACGGGTATGATGTGGTGGATCCGAGGAAAATCAATCCCGAATTAGGAACGGAAAAGGACTTTGAACGCCTGATTCAAACCATACATGAAAATCAAATGGGTTGGATCCAAGACATTGTTCCCAATCATATGGCTTTTGATGGAAATAATCCCATCCTCATGGATCTTTTTGAAACGGGAAAAGACTCCCCTTATCTTTTATTCCTGGATATTGATTGGGATCACCCTAACCAAGATCTCTCCGGTCGCCTTCTTTGCCCTTTTTTGGGAAAACCCTACCCGGAAGCCCTGAGAGCGGGCGAAATTCGCATCGGTTATAGCGAAAATGGATTTAACATTAATTACTATTCATTGTGTTTTCCTTTATATTTTGATTCATATAATCAGGTGTTACAAAAAGCACTCTCCATGATGAAAAAGAAATTGGGGGAAGGAAATCCAGAACCCCATTATCTTTTGAAAATCCTGGAGGCAATGAAACATATTCCTCTCCAAAAGGATAAAATCCAAGATTTGAAATCCCAACTTTGGAAACTCTACCAAACCCATTCAGAGATTCATGAGTTCTTAGATAAAACGGTAGACTGGATCAATGCAAAAAACCAAAAGCATTTTTTGGATCAGCTGATGTCTAAACAAATCTTCAAACTGGATTTTTGGAAACGCGCCACCCAGAAAATCAATTTCCGACGGTTTTTTGCCGTGAATGAGTTGATTTCATTGAGGGTGGAATATGAAGAGGTTTTTAACTATAGCCACGGGTTAATTTTTAGACTTTGCCGGGAAGGGAAATTTTCCGGAATCAGGGTCGATCACATTGATGGCCTCTTTGACCCCGCCGCCTATTTGATGCAATTAAGGAAAAAGATAGGGGAAAGGTATTTGGTGGTTGAAAAAATCTTGGAACGGAAAGAAAAACTTCCCAAAACCTGGCCCATTCAAGGGACCACCGGCTATGAATTTTTAAACGTTTTAAATGGTCTTTTTTGCATGGGCAAAAATGCAGAACCTTTTCAAGGTTTATACCAAAAATTCACCCGTCAGAAAAAGACTCCGGTTGACCTGCTTTATCAAAACAAGCACCTCATTATGCGGTCTGACATGAACGGAGATATGGAAAACCTCTCACGGGTGTTCCAGAATATTTTAAAAGGCCATCCTTTTCAAAAAACAGTTCCCCTCAAAAACTTGAAAAAAACCATCACTGAGTTCATTGCCTGCTTTCCGGTCTATCGAACCTATGGTGATCAGAAAGGGGTTCATCCAACCGATCGGGTTTATATTAAACAGGCCATTGAGGCAGCCAAACAGAGAAACCCGAAACTTAAAAAGGATCTGACCCTTTTACACCAGGTGCTGGATGGAAAAAAACGAAAAGGCTTTGAAAAGGAAAACAAAGAACAAAGGGTAAATTTTGGAATGCGTTTGCAGCAGTATACGGGCCCTTTAATGGCGAAAGGGCATGAGGACACCACCCTTTATGTATACAACCGCCTTCTTTCTCTCAATGAAGTGGGGGGAGTTCCAGCCCACTTCGGAACCTCCATGAAGGAATGGCATCAGTTTAACCGGTCCCGGGAAACCCAATGGCCCCATACCATGAGCGCTTCTGCCACCCATGATACCAAAAGAGGAGAAGATGTCCGAGCAAGAATTAATGTTCTTTCTGAAATCCCAGATGAATGGAATAAAAAGATTTTCTATTGGCACCAACTCAATCGGAACAAAAAATTAAAAGTAAAAGGGAAAATGGTCCCTGGAAAAAATGAAGAATATTTTCTGTATCAAACGATGATGGGTACCTACCCTTTCCAGGAAGGTTTGGACCTCCAATGGACCGAGCGGGTTAAAAACTATATGATCAAGGCAGGGCGGGAGGGGAAGGTTTACACCAATTGGATCGATCCCCAAACAACCTATGAGAAAGCCCTCACCGAATTTGTGGAAAGAATCGTGGGGTCCAAATCCTTCTTCGAAGATTTTAAACCGTTTCAAAAGAAAGTCGCTTTTTTTGGAATGCTCAATTCTTTATCCCAAACCCTGATTAAAATCACCTCCCCTGGAATTCCGGATTTTTACCAGGGAACAGAACTTTGGGATTTGAGCCTAGTGGATCCAGATAACCGGCGTTCCGTTGATTATGAAACTCGAACTCACCGCCTTTCAGAAATGCTTCACCCTACCCAAGAAGATCGACTGAAATGCCTCAAGGAACTTTGGTCCACACGGTCTGATGGGGGAATAAAATTGTATACCATCTATCAAGCGCTTCAAATGAGAAAAACTCTCAGGGAGTGTTTTACATTTGGGACCTATCATCCCATTGAGCCAAAGGGCCATTTAAAGGAGCAGGTGATCGCTTTTGCCCGAAATCAGGGGTCGGTTTGGACCCTAACCATCGTCCCGCGTTTTTTGGCGGGATTAATCCAGGAAGGAGAGCTACCCCATGGAGATAGCCTTTGGGGAAATACCACCCTGGTGCTTCCTGCCGGAGCTCCTTCTCAATGGGCGGATGCAATGACAGGTCAACAACACCGAACAGGGAAACACCTCAAGGTCTGCGATATTCTAAAATATTTTCCAGTCTCCCTTTTGGTTGGGGAGGAAAAGAAATGA
- the treZ gene encoding malto-oligosyltrehalose trehalohydrolase, translating to MEIGANYKGNRRCKFTVWAPLRKEVQLEILSNPGKVIPFTPLKEGYWHLEYEGISPGDHYLFKLGEEKSLPDPASHFQPQGVHGPSQVIDHHSFSWSDDAWRGIPLSEMIMYELHVGTFTPEGTFEAMIPRLGDLQKIGINTIEIMPVAQFPGDRNWGYDGVYLFGVQNSYGGPDGLKKLVNACHHRGISVILDVVYNHLGPEGNYLGQFGPYFTGKYKTPWGAALNFDDAYSDGVHNFFIENALYWFRDFHIDALRLDAIHAIVDEGATPFLKELSEKSDDYVQHTGRRHFLIAESDLNDVKIIKPRDLGGFGIHSQWCDDFHHALHTLLTHENQGYYMDFGTSEQLRTAYRNGFIYSGQFSPYRKRRHGNSSKDRPADQFVVYSQNHDQIGNRLDGKRLSELVSFESLKLAAGVVLLSPYIPMLFMGEEYAENSPFLYFVSHSDTDLIAAVRKGRKEEFQAFGWKEDSPDPQGMETFLKSKIHWDKREKGHHKIMLEFYQALLNSRKQVPALGNLNKDQMEVWGDDSQQTLYVHRWSDRSHVLLVFNLDPLDRNLELPPAPEGEWEKNLDSADKRWDGPGGLLPKTIRGESVAVFLLKI from the coding sequence GTGGAGATTGGCGCCAATTATAAAGGAAATCGGCGTTGCAAATTTACCGTGTGGGCACCTTTGCGGAAAGAGGTCCAGTTGGAAATCCTTTCCAATCCGGGAAAGGTAATTCCCTTTACCCCCTTAAAGGAGGGATATTGGCACCTAGAATATGAAGGGATATCCCCTGGAGACCATTATCTGTTTAAACTGGGGGAGGAAAAAAGTCTCCCCGATCCCGCATCCCATTTCCAGCCTCAAGGGGTCCATGGTCCTTCCCAGGTTATAGACCATCATTCGTTTTCCTGGTCCGATGATGCGTGGAGGGGAATTCCCCTTTCGGAAATGATCATGTATGAACTGCATGTGGGAACCTTTACCCCGGAAGGAACCTTTGAGGCTATGATTCCTCGATTGGGTGACCTTCAAAAAATAGGAATCAACACCATTGAAATTATGCCCGTTGCGCAGTTTCCAGGTGATCGAAATTGGGGATACGACGGTGTTTATCTCTTTGGTGTCCAAAATTCTTATGGGGGCCCAGACGGACTGAAAAAACTCGTCAATGCTTGCCACCATCGAGGCATTTCGGTAATTTTAGATGTGGTCTACAACCACCTTGGGCCCGAGGGAAACTATCTGGGTCAATTTGGACCCTACTTTACTGGGAAATACAAAACCCCCTGGGGAGCAGCCCTGAATTTTGATGACGCCTACAGCGACGGGGTCCACAATTTCTTCATTGAAAATGCACTTTATTGGTTTCGGGACTTTCATATAGATGCCCTCCGCCTGGATGCCATTCACGCCATTGTAGATGAGGGGGCCACCCCTTTTTTGAAGGAGCTGTCAGAGAAGTCCGATGATTACGTTCAACACACCGGGAGGAGACATTTTCTAATTGCCGAAAGTGATCTCAACGATGTGAAAATTATTAAACCCCGTGACCTGGGTGGATTTGGAATCCACTCCCAATGGTGTGATGATTTCCATCACGCCCTTCATACCCTCCTCACCCACGAAAACCAAGGTTATTATATGGATTTCGGAACCAGTGAGCAGTTGAGGACAGCCTACCGGAATGGCTTTATATACAGCGGCCAATTTTCACCCTATCGAAAACGCAGACATGGAAATTCCTCCAAGGACAGACCAGCCGATCAGTTCGTGGTTTATTCCCAAAACCACGATCAAATTGGAAACCGTCTGGATGGAAAGCGTTTATCTGAATTGGTTTCCTTTGAAAGCCTCAAACTGGCCGCGGGAGTCGTTTTATTGTCCCCTTATATACCCATGCTTTTTATGGGAGAGGAATACGCAGAAAATTCTCCATTTTTGTATTTTGTTAGCCATTCGGATACTGACCTCATCGCCGCCGTTCGAAAAGGAAGAAAAGAGGAATTCCAAGCCTTCGGTTGGAAGGAAGACTCTCCCGACCCCCAGGGAATGGAAACTTTTCTAAAATCCAAAATTCATTGGGATAAACGGGAAAAAGGACACCATAAAATTATGTTAGAGTTCTACCAAGCTCTTTTGAATTCAAGAAAACAGGTTCCCGCCCTAGGAAATTTGAATAAGGACCAAATGGAGGTTTGGGGAGACGACTCTCAACAAACACTATATGTCCACCGGTGGTCAGACCGATCCCACGTTTTATTGGTCTTTAATTTAGACCCATTGGACCGTAATTTGGAACTTCCACCCGCCCCAGAAGGAGAATGGGAAAAGAATTTAGATTCAGCAGATAAACGGTGGGACGGGCCTGGGGGCCTCCTTCCCAAAACCATCCGGGGCGAAAGTGTTGCCGTCTTTCTCTTAAAAATTTAA